From Acidobacteriota bacterium, one genomic window encodes:
- a CDS encoding DUF1343 domain-containing protein: MRVRTGLDHFLEQRLDLVAGKRVTVVAHAASVDSRLRNIVDLFRHHPGIDLVSVMGPQHGIYGETQDNMVEWEGYRDPDSNLPFRSLYGETRRPTRSMLSETDILVFDLQDVGARYYTFIHTLALVLEAAGESGKEVVVLDRPNPIGGVQLEGPVLDPAFRSFVGLHPLPIRHGMTVGEIAGYLNSEFELGCPLQVVPMQGWNREMYFEETGLPWVMPSPNMPTVETALVYPGLCLLEGTNVSEGRGTTRPFELSGAPWIRAPALAAELESARLPGARFRPLYFIPTFHKWAGERVGGIQIHVTDRARFQPFLTGLVLVHLFRELSDGRFEWKPPPYEYETEKLPFDILCGTDRLRLQLEDGTAPRDAAREWQSQLEVFDEVRRRYLLY, from the coding sequence ATGCGGGTTCGAACGGGTCTTGACCACTTTCTGGAACAACGCCTGGACCTGGTGGCCGGCAAGCGGGTCACCGTCGTCGCCCACGCCGCCTCGGTGGACTCCCGCCTCCGCAACATCGTCGACCTCTTCCGGCATCATCCCGGGATCGACCTGGTTTCGGTCATGGGCCCGCAGCACGGAATCTACGGCGAGACCCAGGACAACATGGTGGAGTGGGAGGGTTACCGGGATCCGGACTCGAATCTGCCCTTTCGCAGCCTGTATGGAGAGACCCGGCGGCCCACCCGGTCCATGTTGTCGGAAACCGACATCCTGGTGTTCGACCTGCAGGACGTGGGAGCCCGCTACTACACGTTCATCCACACCCTGGCCCTGGTCCTGGAGGCGGCGGGAGAGTCCGGAAAGGAGGTCGTGGTCCTGGACCGTCCCAATCCCATCGGCGGCGTCCAATTGGAGGGTCCCGTGCTGGACCCGGCCTTCCGTTCCTTCGTGGGGTTGCATCCGCTGCCGATCCGGCACGGGATGACCGTGGGAGAGATCGCCGGCTACCTGAACTCGGAGTTCGAGTTGGGATGCCCGCTCCAGGTGGTCCCCATGCAGGGTTGGAATCGGGAGATGTATTTCGAGGAGACGGGCCTGCCCTGGGTCATGCCCTCTCCCAACATGCCGACGGTGGAGACGGCCCTGGTCTATCCGGGCCTCTGCCTGCTGGAAGGGACCAACGTCTCGGAGGGGAGGGGGACCACGAGACCCTTCGAGTTGTCGGGAGCTCCCTGGATCCGGGCTCCGGCACTGGCCGCGGAACTGGAATCGGCCCGGCTTCCGGGAGCCCGCTTCCGGCCCCTCTATTTCATTCCCACCTTTCACAAATGGGCCGGTGAGCGGGTGGGGGGAATCCAGATCCACGTCACCGACAGAGCCCGGTTCCAACCCTTTCTGACCGGACTGGTTCTGGTGCATCTGTTTCGGGAGTTGAGCGACGGAAGATTCGAGTGGAAACCGCCGCCCTACGAATACGAGACGGAGAAGCTCCCCTTCGACATTCTTTGCGGGACGGACCGTCTCCGGCTCCAATTGGAAGACGGAACGGCGCCCCGGGATGCGGCCCGGGAATGGCAGTCCCAACTCGAGGTTTTCGACGAAGTGCGGCGGCGGTATCTGCTCTACTGA
- the dprA gene encoding DNA-processing protein DprA, translating into MNQESRLWLALSRVPGMPARVTRSLIKGERPLSSFFGLSRKSLQSLRLPEKSIGAIVDGSALRTADREIRRFPRLGLQLVTLDSPRYPRLLRQIHDPPPVLYCAGRIETLSGPSVALVGSRRPTVYGKEVSRKLARELSALGLCVVSGLARGVDSQAHWGALQEEGGTVGVLGCGIDVVYPPENGELFRRVRKQGCLVSEFPRGSPPARHRFPARNRIISGLAHGTIVTQAAKGSGSIITANLALEQGRDVWAVPGAITLSLSWGPNWLIQQGAKAVLSVQDVLEELPPSVLGRLEEKNAQASPAPRPTAREKAVLDLLAVDSTLHIDAILTQLGLDLSGLSDILLSLEIKGLIRQSPGRQYSRRLS; encoded by the coding sequence ATGAATCAGGAATCCCGTCTCTGGCTCGCCCTGTCCCGCGTCCCCGGGATGCCCGCCCGCGTCACCCGGTCCCTGATCAAGGGGGAGCGGCCGTTGTCATCTTTCTTCGGCTTGTCCAGAAAATCCCTCCAAAGCCTCCGGCTGCCTGAGAAATCCATCGGCGCCATCGTCGACGGGTCCGCGCTCCGGACGGCCGACCGGGAAATCCGCCGGTTTCCGCGGCTGGGGCTGCAGTTGGTGACCCTGGACAGCCCCCGCTACCCTCGACTCCTCCGCCAGATTCACGATCCGCCTCCCGTCCTTTACTGTGCCGGGCGGATCGAGACCCTGTCCGGACCCTCGGTGGCGTTGGTGGGATCCCGCCGGCCCACCGTCTACGGAAAGGAGGTCAGCCGCAAGCTGGCCCGGGAACTCTCTGCGCTGGGACTCTGCGTGGTGAGCGGACTGGCCCGCGGCGTCGATTCCCAGGCCCATTGGGGTGCCCTTCAGGAGGAAGGCGGGACCGTCGGGGTCCTGGGTTGCGGCATCGACGTGGTCTACCCCCCGGAAAACGGAGAGTTGTTTCGCCGGGTGCGGAAACAGGGTTGCCTGGTCAGCGAGTTTCCCCGCGGCAGCCCCCCGGCGCGCCACCGCTTTCCGGCCCGCAACCGGATCATCAGCGGACTGGCTCACGGGACCATCGTCACCCAGGCGGCCAAGGGGTCCGGTTCAATCATCACCGCGAACCTCGCCCTGGAACAGGGGCGGGACGTCTGGGCGGTGCCGGGAGCCATCACCCTGTCCCTGAGCTGGGGTCCCAACTGGTTGATCCAACAGGGGGCCAAGGCGGTCCTTTCGGTCCAGGACGTGTTGGAGGAGCTTCCCCCCTCCGTATTGGGCCGGCTCGAGGAAAAGAACGCCCAAGCCTCGCCGGCGCCCCGGCCCACCGCTCGGGAAAAGGCGGTGCTCGACTTGCTGGCCGTCGATTCGACGCTCCATATCGACGCCATCCTGACCCAATTGGGTCTGGACCTTTCCGGGCTCAGCGACATCCTTCTGAGTCTGGAAATCAAGGGCCTGATCCGCCAGAGTCCGGGCCGCCAGTACAGCCGGCGCCTGTCTTGA
- a CDS encoding menaquinone biosynthesis protein yields the protein MPLRVSFIEFLNAVPLGWGFLEGRHAGILDVAFDVPSECARRLAAGEADVALIPVIECCRIPGLRVLPDICIASRQEVKSVFFVSKLPISRVSRLALDRSSRTSVALLKIILERFHGCGPIEYVVEDPDPEKMLERYDGALVIGNAALRVSGSSHRVYDLAAEWFRFTGLPFVFAVWAVRPEVTLGNRLRLFYESRDRGLRSMEDISRRYAGRLGLEVAEMRKYLLNLNYVLDGSSRRGLATFLDLAREMGLIPPAAKLEYYPLPDSLQAAIKG from the coding sequence TTGCCCCTGCGGGTTTCGTTCATCGAGTTCCTCAACGCGGTGCCGCTGGGATGGGGATTCCTGGAGGGCCGCCACGCCGGGATCCTGGATGTCGCCTTCGACGTCCCTTCCGAGTGCGCCCGCCGGCTGGCCGCCGGCGAGGCGGACGTGGCGCTGATCCCGGTCATCGAGTGCTGCCGGATCCCGGGGTTGAGAGTCCTTCCCGATATCTGCATCGCTTCCCGGCAGGAGGTCAAGAGCGTCTTTTTCGTCAGCAAGCTGCCCATATCCCGAGTCTCCCGCCTGGCCCTGGACCGGTCCAGTCGCACTTCCGTCGCGCTCCTGAAGATCATTCTGGAACGGTTCCATGGCTGCGGACCCATCGAGTACGTGGTGGAGGATCCGGACCCTGAAAAAATGTTGGAGCGTTACGATGGAGCCCTGGTCATCGGAAACGCCGCCTTGCGGGTCTCCGGCAGTTCTCACCGCGTCTACGATCTGGCCGCCGAGTGGTTCCGGTTCACGGGTCTTCCCTTCGTGTTCGCCGTCTGGGCGGTGCGCCCCGAGGTGACGCTGGGGAACCGGCTTCGGCTCTTCTACGAATCCCGGGATCGGGGACTGCGGTCGATGGAGGACATTTCCCGGCGATACGCCGGGAGGCTGGGCCTGGAGGTTGCGGAGATGCGAAAATACCTGCTCAATCTCAACTACGTCCTGGATGGCAGCAGCCGTCGCGGCCTGGCAACCTTTCTCGATCTGGCCCGCGAAATGGGACTGATTCCGCCGGCAGCGAAGCTGGAATACTATCCCCTCCCAGACTCGCTCCAAGCCGCAATCAAAGGTTGA
- a CDS encoding NDP-sugar synthase yields the protein MKAMILAAGLGSRLRPLTWLRAKPAVPLLNRPLIRHAFDLLDSLRIGEVVVNLHHLGRSVTGALEGVTPKVRYSPETEILGTAGAVGRVRDFWGAEPFVVCNGKIYFEQDLGPVLATHHRSGALATLVLVPRKPEDPFRPVFLAGDGRIRAFGQDLPGRADGPGYVFTGVQILSAAVLDLIPEGPSDLVKQIYEPLVARRGPVIGFVSRAHWFECSTPERYLEKSMGLLARRGLNQLPEHSGGKNCRSVVLGSGVRVPEGTALERCVIWDGARLGSRCRLRDSIVAGEVEIPAGTRLSNVVVTPPFPAPLRPTGETHPDYWTWPLEGPRPGKETVP from the coding sequence ATGAAGGCAATGATTCTCGCGGCCGGGCTGGGCAGCCGCCTGCGTCCGCTGACCTGGCTCCGGGCCAAGCCGGCCGTTCCCCTCTTGAACCGTCCCCTGATCCGCCATGCCTTCGACCTGCTGGATTCCCTGCGGATCGGGGAGGTGGTGGTGAACCTGCATCACCTGGGCCGATCGGTGACCGGGGCGCTGGAGGGGGTGACGCCGAAGGTTCGCTATTCACCGGAAACGGAAATCTTGGGCACGGCCGGAGCCGTGGGGCGGGTCCGGGATTTCTGGGGGGCGGAGCCCTTCGTGGTCTGCAACGGGAAGATCTATTTCGAACAGGATCTGGGTCCGGTTCTGGCCACCCACCACCGGAGCGGCGCGCTGGCGACCCTGGTCCTGGTGCCGCGGAAACCGGAAGATCCCTTCCGGCCCGTCTTCCTGGCCGGAGACGGACGGATTCGAGCCTTCGGACAGGATCTGCCGGGACGGGCGGACGGGCCCGGCTACGTGTTCACCGGCGTCCAGATCCTCTCCGCCGCCGTTCTGGACCTGATTCCGGAGGGCCCCTCCGACCTGGTCAAGCAGATCTACGAACCGTTGGTGGCCCGGCGCGGACCCGTCATTGGATTTGTCAGCCGGGCTCACTGGTTCGAGTGCAGCACCCCCGAGCGGTACCTGGAAAAGTCGATGGGACTGCTTGCCCGAAGGGGTCTGAACCAGCTCCCGGAGCATTCCGGCGGGAAGAATTGCCGGAGCGTGGTTCTGGGGAGCGGCGTCCGGGTCCCGGAGGGGACCGCTCTTGAGCGCTGCGTGATCTGGGACGGCGCCCGCCTGGGCTCCCGTTGCCGGCTGCGGGACTCGATCGTCGCCGGCGAGGTGGAGATTCCCGCGGGGACCCGGCTGTCCAACGTCGTGGTGACACCCCCCTTCCCGGCGCCGCTTCGGCCCACCGGCGAGACCCATCCGGATTACTGGACCTGGCCGCTGGAAGGACCCCGGCCGGGCAAGGAGACGGTTCCGTAG
- a CDS encoding phosphotransferase yields MHFDEGIQRFLEKELPGAGAWGIRKLKGDASTREYFRCRVPDSETAILTLYPEPFDPAESTYLQVYRMLRRIGLPIPRIHAVDGDLGAVLQEDLGDMTLERRLRGAGTRERKRLLCQAAQHLIVLQRKGPQAADPDWPVLQLAFDLEKLTWELQFFRRHFLEGYSSVRVEREKLASECLALCGELAEAERFVCHRDYQVRNLMLKEGRVYMIDFQDARLGPQAYDLVSLLLDSIDLPPGEVEELVDFYLQGGAPAVDAGQFRRQFHLAAIQRLLKALGTFGYQAGALGREAYGAYIPGTLERVSAALKTIPEFPYIQALVEAQVAAAGRVSC; encoded by the coding sequence ATGCACTTCGACGAGGGGATCCAGCGGTTTCTGGAGAAGGAGCTTCCGGGCGCCGGAGCCTGGGGAATCCGGAAGCTGAAGGGAGACGCTTCCACCCGCGAATACTTCAGGTGCAGGGTCCCGGACTCGGAGACCGCCATCCTGACCCTGTACCCGGAACCTTTCGACCCGGCTGAGTCGACCTACCTTCAGGTCTATCGGATGCTCCGCCGCATCGGTCTGCCGATCCCGCGGATCCACGCCGTTGACGGAGACCTGGGCGCGGTGCTGCAGGAAGACCTGGGCGACATGACCCTGGAGCGGCGCCTGCGCGGGGCGGGAACCCGGGAGCGGAAACGGCTGCTGTGTCAGGCCGCCCAGCACCTGATCGTCCTCCAGCGGAAGGGGCCCCAGGCGGCGGATCCGGATTGGCCGGTTCTGCAACTGGCGTTCGATCTGGAGAAACTGACCTGGGAGCTCCAGTTCTTCCGGCGGCACTTCCTGGAAGGTTACTCCTCCGTCCGCGTCGAGCGGGAGAAGCTCGCATCCGAGTGCCTGGCGCTCTGCGGCGAACTCGCCGAGGCCGAGCGGTTTGTCTGCCACCGGGACTACCAGGTCAGGAACCTGATGCTGAAGGAGGGACGGGTTTACATGATCGACTTCCAGGACGCCCGCCTCGGACCCCAGGCGTACGATCTGGTGTCTCTCCTGTTGGATTCCATCGATCTGCCTCCCGGCGAGGTCGAGGAACTCGTGGACTTCTACCTGCAGGGAGGAGCCCCGGCGGTGGACGCCGGACAGTTCCGGCGCCAGTTCCATCTCGCGGCCATTCAGAGACTTCTGAAGGCGTTGGGCACCTTCGGGTACCAGGCTGGCGCACTGGGGAGAGAGGCGTACGGAGCCTACATTCCGGGCACCCTGGAGCGGGTCTCCGCCGCCTTGAAGACGATTCCCGAGTTCCCCTATATTCAGGCTTTGGTCGAGGCGCAGGTGGCTGCTGCAGGGCGGGTTTCATGCTGA
- a CDS encoding class IV adenylate cyclase, whose translation MPEEIRLEIEAKVPLEVEDLDRVRSRLREIGARLGTPRLREENTLFDFPDGRLEKADSALRVRTFGQACLLTYKGRSREHAFLKLREEIETRVEDPDALIRLLELLGLRKAFHYWKYREIYSLEFPLGTVTVTRDAAEAPGLLGTVPLGTDLGTVTVGAP comes from the coding sequence ATGCCGGAGGAGATCCGCTTGGAGATCGAGGCCAAGGTTCCTCTCGAAGTGGAGGACCTTGATCGTGTGCGCTCCAGGCTGCGTGAGATCGGGGCTCGTCTCGGCACACCCCGCCTCCGTGAAGAGAACACCCTGTTCGACTTTCCCGATGGAAGACTGGAAAAGGCCGATTCCGCCCTCCGGGTCCGGACCTTCGGCCAGGCGTGCCTGCTGACCTACAAGGGAAGGTCGCGGGAGCACGCCTTCCTGAAGTTGCGGGAAGAGATCGAGACCCGCGTGGAGGACCCCGACGCCCTGATCAGGCTGCTGGAGCTTCTGGGGCTTCGAAAGGCCTTTCACTACTGGAAGTATCGCGAGATCTACAGCCTGGAATTTCCATTGGGGACAGTCACTGTCACGCGGGACGCGGCCGAGGCGCCCGGCCTATTGGGGACAGTCCCTTTGGGAACGGACTTGGGGACAGTCACCGTCGGGGCACCCG